A stretch of Bombus huntii isolate Logan2020A chromosome 7, iyBomHunt1.1, whole genome shotgun sequence DNA encodes these proteins:
- the LOC126867972 gene encoding nuclear receptor subfamily 2 group E member 1-like — MVDKTHRNQCRACRLAKCIHVGMNKDAVQHERGPRNSTLRRQMALYFKEPEMMASMVPPPTTALNLALPKPATESRVSVATPTPHHLLSHPVYCNSLAMSKIPLNMAGLPSVPLIPAVTAESICEQAARLLFLNVHWAKELAAGTGLVLEDQLTLLEFSWRELFLLAAAQILPTLDPTTLLPPAPHGLSLAVEVNRFRETLAGFHAMNLDQHEFACIRAIVLFKAGLDSEPTPSSRSSTGSASPSVGSRLRDAAAVARLRDGAQLALGQRLSGASLGALRFGKLLLLLPSLRSVSTHAIEELFFRRTIGIIPIERIICDMYKAA, encoded by the exons ATGGTGGATAAAACGCATCGGAATCAATGTAGAGCATGCCGCTTAGCCAAGTGTATTCATGTCGGCATGAACAAAGACG CTGTGCAGCACGAACGGGGACCACGAAACTCAACTCTGCGGAGGCAGATGGCCTTGTATTTTAAAGAACCCGAAATGATGGCCAGCATGGTGCCCCCACCAACGACAGCTTTGAATCTCGCTTTGCCCAAACCAGCGACAGAATCTCGAGTCTCCGTAGCTACACCAACTCCTCATCATCTTCTTTCACATCCTGTTTACTGCAACAGCTTGGCCATGTCGaag ATACCACTCAACATGGCGGGTTTGCCATCTGTACCGTTGATCCCGGCGGTAACGGCGGAGTCGATCTGCGAACAGGCAGCTAGATTACTTTTCCTGAACGTTCATTGGGCCAAAGAACTAGCAGCAGGAACTGGCCTGGTCCTGGAGGATCAATTGACTCTATTAGAATTCTCGTGGAGAGAACTATTTCTCCTCGCCGCCGCTCAAATCCTTCCAACATTAGATCCAACTACCCTTCTCCCGCCCGCTCCTCATGGTCTTAGTCTGGCAGTCGAAGTGAATCGATTTAGAGAAACACTGGCTGGTTTTCACGCGATGAATCTCGATCAGCATGAGTTCGCGTGCATCAGAGCGATCGTACTGTTCAAAGCTGGACTGGATAGCGAACCTACTCCAAGCAGTAGAAGTAGCACTGGATCAGCCTCTCCTAGTGTTGGAAGTAGACTCAGGGATGCCGCAGCAGTCGCCAGATTGAGAGATGGAGCGCAACTTGCTCTTGGTCAAAGATTAAGTGGTGCATCGTTAGGTGCTCTGAGGTTTGGAAAATTACTCTTGTTGCTCCCTTCGCTGCGTTCCGTTTCTACGCATGCCATCGAGGAGTTGTTCTTCAGGAGGACTATCGGCATCATTCCTATCGAGAGGATCATCTGCGATATGTACAAGGCTGCTTAA